A DNA window from Paenibacillus sp. HWE-109 contains the following coding sequences:
- a CDS encoding Gfo/Idh/MocA family protein: protein MSHPQLKIGIIGQGRSGRDIHGNLLAQITEYYKIVAVADAIPERQALARQEYGCAAYSTWEEMVEHEELDLVVNASVSHQHFSISLALLNRGFHVLCEKPLAKTAEEVDQLIEASERNGKILAVFQQSRYQPAFVQIRKVIESGVLGRIVQINFTLNNFARRWDWQTLQSNNGGSLMNTGPHPLDQALQLFGTDTMPFITCIMDRANTFGDAEDYVKLIMRGAGRPTIDLEISSTCAYPRETFHIQGTNGGLKGTGQELEWKYFVPEEAPEQKLIKEPLVNANGLPAYCSETLTWHADSWNLVLAEDRDTMSHMTEQLYLMLHRALTQGADLEITPQQVRQQLLVIEECQKQNPHIYLT, encoded by the coding sequence ATGAGCCATCCACAATTGAAAATTGGCATTATTGGACAAGGGCGCAGTGGTCGCGATATCCATGGAAATTTGCTGGCCCAAATTACGGAATACTACAAGATTGTCGCCGTTGCTGATGCCATTCCTGAGCGTCAAGCACTCGCTCGCCAAGAATATGGCTGTGCCGCCTACTCCACTTGGGAGGAAATGGTAGAACATGAGGAGCTTGATCTGGTTGTTAATGCCTCAGTGAGCCACCAGCATTTCTCGATTTCCCTTGCCTTGCTGAATCGGGGATTCCACGTGCTTTGCGAAAAGCCGCTTGCCAAAACTGCCGAAGAAGTAGACCAATTGATAGAGGCTTCTGAGCGAAATGGGAAAATATTGGCTGTCTTCCAGCAATCCCGTTACCAGCCAGCCTTTGTGCAAATTCGCAAAGTGATTGAGTCGGGCGTCTTAGGAAGGATTGTACAGATTAATTTCACGTTGAACAACTTCGCCCGCAGGTGGGATTGGCAAACACTGCAAAGCAACAATGGCGGAAGCTTAATGAATACGGGGCCTCATCCCCTTGATCAAGCGTTGCAATTGTTTGGGACAGACACCATGCCATTCATTACATGTATCATGGATCGGGCCAACACTTTCGGAGATGCGGAAGATTATGTGAAGCTGATCATGCGTGGAGCGGGGCGTCCGACGATTGATCTGGAAATTTCTTCGACGTGTGCGTACCCGCGTGAAACCTTTCACATCCAAGGCACGAACGGCGGGCTGAAAGGGACAGGCCAGGAACTGGAATGGAAATACTTTGTGCCGGAGGAAGCGCCGGAGCAGAAGCTTATTAAGGAGCCGCTGGTGAACGCGAATGGTTTGCCTGCTTATTGCAGCGAAACACTAACTTGGCATGCAGACAGCTGGAATCTTGTACTTGCCGAAGACCGCGATACGATGAGTCATATGACGGAGCAATTATACCTCATGCTCCATCGGGCGCTGACACAAGGGGCTGATCTTGAAATTACACCGCAGCAGGTACGCCAGCAGTTGTTGGTTATCGAAGAGTGTCAAAAACAAAATCCACACATTTATTTGACTTAA
- a CDS encoding AraC family transcriptional regulator has translation MDKGNGMSYLQSKSQLNQDFPFKIFRYSSQLLKQPMHIHDYVQIAYVLNGVCNHQLRGKSLTVSRGDVFLIAPGLEHSFRAIEDKAFELVLIDFLPFLISEQLKPFSGTLGPLLYPSEDNVESAAVPQPWLHIGKNKQILFEHLLQDMQDEFEHRELGYQYAIRITLAKLLILFDRECRKAKRKPAKQPTLVEQQPIDEVKRYINDNYSQDIPLEHGAFLANMAPAYFSHVFKKETGQTFIDFVNEVRIERAMELIRRDAHTITQIGFQVGFHHLSHFIRTFKKRTGITPTEYKKTFRNFL, from the coding sequence ATGGATAAAGGGAATGGCATGTCCTATTTGCAAAGCAAGTCCCAATTGAATCAGGACTTTCCTTTCAAAATATTTCGCTACTCGAGCCAGCTATTGAAGCAGCCTATGCATATTCACGATTACGTTCAAATCGCTTATGTGCTTAATGGCGTATGCAATCACCAGTTGCGCGGTAAATCGTTGACCGTAAGCCGGGGGGACGTCTTCCTTATTGCTCCGGGTCTTGAGCACAGTTTCCGTGCTATCGAAGACAAAGCGTTTGAATTGGTGCTAATTGATTTTCTGCCGTTTCTTATATCCGAGCAACTAAAACCTTTTTCAGGTACCTTGGGGCCGCTGCTGTACCCTTCTGAGGATAACGTCGAGAGCGCTGCAGTCCCACAACCGTGGCTGCATATTGGGAAAAACAAGCAAATATTGTTCGAGCATCTCCTGCAAGATATGCAAGATGAGTTTGAGCATAGGGAGCTCGGCTATCAGTATGCGATCCGGATAACGCTGGCCAAGCTGCTCATCTTATTCGACCGTGAGTGTCGCAAGGCTAAACGAAAGCCGGCCAAACAACCGACACTTGTCGAGCAGCAACCAATTGATGAAGTGAAACGCTATATCAATGACAACTATAGTCAAGACATCCCACTCGAGCATGGAGCTTTTCTTGCCAATATGGCACCGGCTTATTTCAGTCATGTATTCAAGAAGGAAACGGGGCAGACGTTTATCGATTTCGTCAATGAAGTCCGTATCGAGCGGGCTATGGAGCTTATACGCCGAGATGCGCATACGATCACGCAGATTGGTTTTCAGGTTGGTTTCCATCATTTGAGCCATTTTATTCGCACCTTTAAGAAGCGAACAGGGATCACGCCGACCGAGTATAAGAAAACATTTCGTAATTTCTTATAA
- a CDS encoding sugar phosphate isomerase/epimerase family protein — MKFAAFSGVFISHSIQEAMKLTQQLGMDGIEIAAREPHLSPTTSAPRIQEIKTLAADLGLEIPVLAGYMGGFSTASDQECEEAFGDFNRLLDMGGELGSSMIRVAPGGPNAFMAHDYHYAKAAHWLNKCAEAAQAYQIKLVLEIHNQSLVETVDSSLKLLDLIEHDHVGVIHDAGNMYITETDYGRDSIVNLGKHLFHVHVKDEIRVAEVGAPGTFLNLTHRGEEGFLQSRLGEGAADHQPMFDALKEVGYNGWITLECHAPFPAYERLAHDFQVVKKMLSWEHA, encoded by the coding sequence TTGAAATTTGCAGCATTTAGCGGTGTTTTTATTTCACACAGTATTCAAGAAGCGATGAAGCTGACCCAACAGCTGGGCATGGATGGGATCGAGATAGCTGCTCGCGAGCCACATCTCTCACCCACAACGAGTGCTCCGCGGATCCAGGAAATCAAGACGCTAGCAGCGGATTTGGGGCTGGAAATTCCGGTGCTTGCCGGCTATATGGGCGGCTTCTCGACAGCTAGTGATCAAGAGTGTGAGGAAGCATTTGGCGATTTTAATCGTTTGTTGGACATGGGTGGAGAACTGGGATCATCGATGATTCGGGTAGCACCGGGAGGGCCGAATGCGTTCATGGCGCACGACTACCATTATGCCAAAGCGGCTCACTGGCTGAATAAATGCGCTGAGGCGGCACAAGCCTATCAGATAAAACTCGTGCTGGAAATCCACAATCAGTCGCTTGTAGAAACCGTAGACAGCAGCTTGAAGCTGCTGGATCTGATTGAGCATGACCATGTTGGGGTGATTCATGACGCGGGTAATATGTATATTACGGAGACGGATTATGGCAGGGATTCCATCGTCAATCTAGGCAAGCACTTGTTCCATGTCCATGTCAAAGATGAGATTCGTGTGGCGGAGGTTGGTGCGCCGGGCACTTTCCTTAACCTGACGCATCGCGGAGAAGAGGGGTTTCTGCAAAGTCGCTTGGGCGAAGGGGCAGCCGATCATCAGCCCATGTTCGATGCCCTGAAAGAAGTCGGTTATAACGGATGGATAACACTGGAATGTCATGCGCCGTTTCCTGCCTACGAACGGCTTGCGCATGATTTTCAAGTAGTCAAAAAAATGTTGTCTTGGGAACATGCATAA
- a CDS encoding N-acetylglucosamine-6-phosphate deacetylase → MGLSKTQVKAIHYATEQPVVMGIENGFIKSIEPVHLQEHEKSELAIVAPGLIDLQINGYAGCDFNLGSMPEDMVGKVIRMLWREGVTASYPTLITNSDEAITQGLKTIARACEEDPVAAAGIAGIHLEGPFISPHDGARGAHNLGYVRAPEWELFCRWQEAAGGRIRLLTLSPEWPGSGDFIRRCSESGVTVSIGHTSAASEQIQEAVACGARMSTHLGNGAQLSLPRHPNYIWEQLAQESLWCCLIADGFHLPDQVLKVVLKVKGNKAMLVSDAVSISGLAPGAYTSHIGGNVVLTPEGKLHMAENEQLLAGSAQMQLWGIEHLLNRGIASLTDAWNMASLGPASCMNLISAAGLSPGAPADFVLLSKEGNRLRVEQTYKSGERVFKRNSLHH, encoded by the coding sequence ATGGGCCTGTCTAAGACGCAAGTGAAAGCCATCCATTATGCGACCGAGCAGCCCGTTGTGATGGGAATTGAGAACGGATTCATCAAGTCGATAGAACCGGTCCATCTGCAGGAGCATGAGAAATCCGAACTGGCGATAGTCGCACCAGGCTTGATCGACTTGCAAATTAATGGCTATGCAGGCTGTGATTTCAACCTAGGTTCGATGCCTGAAGATATGGTCGGCAAGGTGATCCGAATGCTCTGGCGAGAAGGTGTAACAGCCAGCTATCCAACGCTGATAACGAACAGCGATGAAGCTATTACGCAGGGGCTGAAAACGATAGCTCGCGCCTGTGAGGAAGACCCGGTTGCTGCTGCCGGCATCGCAGGCATTCATCTGGAGGGTCCCTTCATTTCTCCGCATGACGGCGCAAGAGGGGCGCATAACCTGGGGTATGTCAGGGCGCCGGAGTGGGAGCTGTTCTGCCGTTGGCAGGAAGCTGCCGGAGGAAGGATTCGCCTTCTCACCCTGTCCCCGGAATGGCCGGGGAGCGGTGATTTTATCCGTCGATGCTCGGAAAGCGGCGTTACGGTGTCGATCGGACATACGTCTGCAGCATCGGAACAAATTCAGGAAGCGGTCGCATGCGGAGCGCGCATGTCTACCCACTTGGGGAACGGTGCACAGCTATCCCTGCCGCGTCATCCCAATTATATCTGGGAGCAGCTAGCGCAGGAGTCCTTGTGGTGTTGCCTGATCGCTGACGGCTTTCACTTGCCTGATCAAGTCTTAAAGGTAGTGCTTAAAGTAAAGGGAAACAAGGCTATGCTTGTCAGTGACGCAGTTTCAATCAGCGGATTGGCGCCAGGCGCGTACACCTCTCATATTGGTGGTAACGTTGTACTCACCCCTGAGGGAAAGCTGCATATGGCAGAGAATGAGCAGTTGTTGGCTGGTTCCGCGCAAATGCAGCTTTGGGGAATTGAGCACCTGCTGAATCGGGGAATCGCAAGCTTGACAGACGCATGGAATATGGCCTCTCTCGGACCCGCGAGTTGTATGAACTTAATTTCAGCGGCAGGTTTGTCGCCCGGCGCGCCTGCTGACTTCGTCTTGCTCAGTAAAGAAGGAAACCGTCTTCGCGTGGAACAAACGTACAAATCAGGTGAACGTGTATTCAAGCGGAATTCACTTCATCACTAG
- a CDS encoding glucosamine-6-phosphate deaminase, which translates to MSKQQQAAKHAVDALKVQVYQDRHVMGAAAGTDVAAKIKELLLVKPSIRMIFAAAPSQNELLGHLAADNTMDWSRITAFHMDEYIGLPKNSPQTFSYFLNKSLFERVNPGRVHLIDSSNSSAAECLRYSELIQEAPIDIVCLGIGENGHIAFNDPPVADFNDPLLIKKVELDDACRQQQVNDGCFPSFADVPTHALTLTIPALLAGAHLFCIVPGRTKHQAVKRTLSGSISTECPSTILRNHSDCTLYVDRDAYGPV; encoded by the coding sequence ATGAGTAAGCAACAGCAGGCTGCGAAGCACGCCGTGGATGCATTGAAGGTGCAAGTTTATCAAGATCGTCATGTCATGGGGGCTGCTGCAGGAACTGACGTTGCCGCCAAAATCAAAGAGCTGCTGCTTGTCAAACCATCGATTCGGATGATTTTTGCTGCTGCACCGTCACAGAATGAACTGCTAGGCCATTTGGCGGCGGACAACACGATGGATTGGTCGCGCATCACAGCTTTTCATATGGATGAATATATCGGATTACCGAAAAATAGTCCGCAAACCTTTAGCTATTTTTTGAACAAAAGCCTCTTTGAACGAGTTAATCCGGGTAGGGTTCATTTAATTGACAGCTCAAATTCGAGCGCGGCAGAATGCCTTCGCTACAGCGAACTGATTCAGGAAGCTCCCATTGATATCGTCTGTCTGGGCATCGGGGAGAATGGACATATTGCTTTTAATGACCCGCCAGTAGCTGATTTCAATGATCCTTTGCTGATCAAAAAGGTTGAACTGGACGACGCATGCCGTCAGCAGCAGGTAAATGATGGTTGTTTCCCTTCATTTGCAGATGTCCCAACGCATGCCTTGACCCTTACGATTCCTGCTCTTCTCGCTGGCGCTCATCTATTTTGTATCGTTCCAGGCAGGACGAAGCATCAAGCGGTTAAGCGAACATTGAGTGGATCTATTTCCACGGAATGTCCTTCGACGATACTAAGGAACCACTCGGACTGCACCTTATATGTGGATCGTGACGCTTATGGGCCTGTCTAA
- a CDS encoding Gfo/Idh/MocA family protein, whose protein sequence is MTKWRFGIIGCGSVADFHIEAIRQMEEAELTCVSSRNEAKAQKNAEQESCAWTTDYHELLSRADVDIVCVTTSSGSHARIGLDVLNAGKHLIIEKPIAMSSQEAMELVRTAKERGVILSVISQRRFEAQNQAIKRVLDEGSLGKLLLAELSIPFFRSQAYYESADWRGTRNEDGGVLMNQGIHGLDLLLWFAGEIQSVFGKIATQTHQMEAEDLGLALLQFKNGAFGTIMASTSIQPGFAATMNLYGDKGTIKLEGSSIVHWSVPGWSEPHWTQSHMYGGISDPRSIVSDFHQSQFIDVIAAIETGGEPLVTGEDGWKALQLVEMIYESAALGAQIQNGEGTQ, encoded by the coding sequence GTGACGAAATGGAGATTCGGAATTATTGGCTGCGGCTCAGTCGCAGATTTTCATATCGAGGCGATCCGCCAGATGGAGGAAGCTGAGCTTACATGCGTGTCGAGCCGCAACGAAGCGAAAGCGCAAAAAAATGCCGAACAAGAGAGTTGTGCCTGGACGACGGACTATCATGAGCTGTTGAGCCGGGCGGATGTCGATATCGTCTGTGTGACGACCTCCAGCGGCAGTCATGCCCGCATTGGACTTGATGTGCTGAATGCCGGCAAGCATCTCATTATCGAAAAGCCCATTGCGATGAGTTCGCAAGAGGCAATGGAACTCGTACGTACAGCAAAAGAACGCGGCGTTATCCTCTCCGTCATCTCGCAGAGGCGATTTGAGGCGCAGAATCAGGCGATAAAACGCGTGCTTGATGAGGGAAGCTTAGGTAAACTGCTTTTGGCAGAATTGTCGATTCCGTTCTTTCGTTCCCAAGCTTATTATGAAAGCGCTGATTGGCGCGGTACCCGCAATGAAGATGGCGGTGTTTTGATGAATCAAGGCATTCATGGGCTGGATCTATTATTGTGGTTTGCAGGAGAGATTCAGAGCGTATTCGGCAAGATAGCAACACAAACGCATCAAATGGAAGCAGAAGATCTGGGACTTGCTTTGCTGCAATTCAAGAATGGCGCATTCGGAACCATCATGGCATCTACCAGCATTCAGCCGGGATTCGCAGCTACCATGAATCTGTACGGAGACAAGGGGACAATTAAGTTGGAAGGATCTTCCATTGTTCATTGGTCGGTACCAGGCTGGAGTGAGCCCCATTGGACACAAAGCCACATGTATGGCGGCATCTCAGATCCGCGAAGCATCGTTTCCGATTTTCATCAAAGTCAATTCATTGATGTAATCGCAGCGATTGAAACCGGGGGGGAACCGTTGGTAACCGGAGAAGATGGCTGGAAGGCGCTGCAGCTGGTTGAAATGATCTATGAGAGTGCGGCATTAGGCGCGCAAATACAAAACGGGGAGGGAACACAATGA